From a region of the Candidatus Eisenbacteria bacterium genome:
- a CDS encoding regulatory protein RecX, producing MRDAPQEAVREAALKMLERRRRTRSDLARRLRDKGFDATEIDAVLDRLIAVGLVNDLEYARVYLESRWGRRASGWRRLEQDLRGRGITAADIAAARAGFDSSERPASEVELARRVITQSARRMAALDASTRRRRLYALLVRRGFDSDAIREALASHAREAAAAV from the coding sequence ATGCGGGACGCTCCACAAGAAGCGGTGCGTGAGGCGGCGCTCAAAATGCTCGAGCGCCGCCGCCGCACGCGCTCCGATCTCGCGCGGCGGCTGCGCGACAAGGGCTTCGACGCGACCGAGATCGACGCGGTGCTCGATCGCCTGATCGCGGTCGGGCTCGTGAATGATCTCGAGTACGCGCGGGTCTATCTCGAATCGCGCTGGGGGCGTCGGGCGTCCGGCTGGCGGCGGCTCGAGCAAGACCTGCGCGGGCGCGGAATCACCGCCGCCGACATCGCCGCCGCACGCGCGGGATTCGACAGCTCCGAGCGTCCGGCAAGCGAAGTCGAGCTGGCGCGCCGCGTGATCACTCAGAGCGCCCGCCGCATGGCAGCGCTCGATGCCTCGACGCGTCGTCGCCGCCTCTACGCGCTGCTGGTGCGTCGTGGCTTCGATTCCGATGCCATCCGCGAGGCGCTGGCCAGCCACGCGCGCGAGGCCGCGGCGGCGGTATAG
- a CDS encoding VOC family protein — translation MTAPATRPAIGTIGWIDLTVEDATRLRDFYREVVGWSPEDVKMGEYADYNMRQPASLEPAVGMCHHRGVNVGVPPQWMIYINIEDLDRSMAQTRALGGEVLHGPRAMGPNLRFCVIRDPAGAVCGLMETKA, via the coding sequence ATGACTGCACCCGCGACACGCCCCGCGATCGGCACCATCGGCTGGATCGACCTGACCGTCGAGGACGCCACGCGCCTGCGCGACTTCTATCGTGAGGTGGTCGGCTGGTCGCCGGAAGACGTGAAGATGGGCGAGTACGCCGACTACAACATGCGGCAACCCGCGAGCCTCGAACCGGCGGTCGGAATGTGTCACCACCGCGGCGTCAACGTGGGCGTGCCTCCACAGTGGATGATCTACATCAACATCGAGGACCTCGACCGTTCCATGGCGCAGACGCGCGCGCTCGGCGGCGAGGTGCTCCACGGACCGCGGGCCATGGGGCCGAACCTGCGCTTCTGCGTGATTCGCGACCCGGCCGGAGCGGTGTGCGGGCTGATGGAGACCAAAGC